The proteins below come from a single Serratia fonticola genomic window:
- a CDS encoding 6-phospho-beta-glucosidase encodes MMKKQLPDDFLWGGAVAAHQVEGGWDQGGKGPSIVDVLSSGAHGVDRVITDGIEPGYLYANHDAVDFYHRYQGDIALFAEMGFKCFRTSIAWSRIFPLGDELEPNEEGLQFYDNLFDELLKYGIEPVITLSHFEMPWHLVKEYGGWKNRKVVDFFVRFSQVVISRYQHKVKYWMTFNEINNQRNWKTPLFGYCCSGVIFTQEPNPEECMYQVLHHQFVASAQVVKLGHAINPALQIGCMIAMVPLYPFSCNPDDVMYTQEAMRERFLFGDVHMRGYYPSYILHEWERKGYHIQMQPEDEQILREGCADYIGLSYYMSNAVQADSIGTGTALAGFEGSVPNPYVKASDWGWQIDPVGLRYTLNILYERYQKPLFIVENGFGALDKPEADGQIHDDYRIAYLRSHIEQMKKAVIDDGVELMGFTPWGCIDCVSFTTGQYSKRYGFIYVDKHDDGSGTFARSKKQSFDWYRRVIASNGETLA; translated from the coding sequence ATTATGAAAAAACAGTTACCGGATGATTTCCTGTGGGGCGGCGCGGTCGCGGCGCATCAGGTTGAAGGCGGCTGGGATCAGGGCGGTAAAGGCCCAAGCATCGTCGATGTGCTGTCCAGCGGTGCCCACGGCGTCGATCGCGTGATCACCGACGGCATTGAACCAGGCTACCTCTACGCCAACCACGACGCAGTGGACTTCTATCACCGTTATCAAGGCGATATCGCGCTGTTTGCCGAAATGGGCTTCAAGTGCTTCCGCACCTCAATTGCCTGGTCGCGCATCTTCCCGCTAGGGGATGAGCTGGAGCCGAACGAGGAAGGATTACAGTTCTACGACAACCTGTTTGACGAGTTGCTGAAATACGGCATTGAGCCGGTGATCACCCTTTCCCATTTCGAGATGCCATGGCATCTGGTGAAAGAATATGGCGGCTGGAAAAACCGCAAGGTCGTCGATTTCTTTGTGCGCTTTAGCCAGGTGGTCATCTCCCGTTACCAGCACAAAGTGAAGTACTGGATGACCTTCAACGAGATCAACAACCAGCGCAACTGGAAGACCCCACTGTTCGGCTACTGCTGTTCAGGGGTGATTTTCACCCAGGAACCGAACCCGGAAGAGTGCATGTACCAGGTGCTGCACCATCAGTTTGTCGCCAGCGCGCAGGTGGTCAAACTGGGGCATGCCATCAACCCGGCCCTGCAGATTGGCTGCATGATCGCCATGGTACCGCTGTATCCGTTCTCGTGTAATCCGGATGATGTGATGTATACGCAAGAGGCGATGCGTGAACGCTTCCTGTTTGGCGATGTGCATATGCGCGGCTATTACCCGTCCTACATTCTGCATGAATGGGAGCGCAAGGGTTACCATATCCAGATGCAGCCGGAAGATGAGCAGATCCTGCGTGAAGGTTGTGCAGACTATATCGGCCTGAGCTACTACATGAGTAACGCGGTGCAGGCGGACTCCATCGGCACGGGCACGGCGCTGGCCGGTTTTGAAGGCAGCGTGCCGAATCCTTATGTGAAAGCATCCGACTGGGGCTGGCAGATCGATCCGGTAGGGCTGCGCTATACGCTCAACATCCTCTATGAACGCTACCAGAAGCCGCTGTTCATCGTCGAAAACGGCTTCGGTGCGCTGGATAAGCCCGAGGCCGATGGCCAGATCCACGACGATTACCGCATCGCCTATCTGCGTTCGCACATCGAGCAGATGAAAAAAGCGGTGATCGACGACGGCGTTGAGCTAATGGGCTTCACCCCCTGGGGCTGTATCGACTGCGTGTCCTTCACCACCGGGCAATACAGTAAGCGCTACGGCTTTATCTACGTAGATAAGCACGACGACGGCAGCGGCACCTTTGCCCGCTCGAAGAAACAGAGCTTCGACTGGTATCGCCGCGTGATCGCCAGCAATGGCGAAACGTTAGCCTAA
- a CDS encoding MurR/RpiR family transcriptional regulator, with protein MFTHIALSKLNGLELMVYNYVIKNKDKVMYMTIRELADGAKVSTTTVLRFCKKMNFSGYSEFRIRFKLYLEQEDKLLLTSGVSEIVSFFKSINNEEFEQLITDAAAHIANAERIIFVGAGTSGTLGKYGARFFSNVGKFSNYIDDPYYPISSDMYKNAVAIILSVSGETPEMLKLASQFSLHNCKIVSITNSETSSLARMADFNLSYHMPQIRIASEYDITTQVPVMYMLEAIGKKLAKSLDH; from the coding sequence ATGTTTACCCATATCGCCTTATCCAAGCTCAACGGTCTTGAATTGATGGTGTACAACTACGTCATCAAAAATAAGGACAAGGTTATGTATATGACTATTCGCGAGCTGGCGGACGGTGCCAAGGTCTCCACCACCACGGTATTACGCTTTTGTAAGAAAATGAATTTCAGCGGCTATTCGGAATTCCGCATTCGCTTTAAACTCTATCTGGAACAGGAAGACAAACTGCTGCTAACCTCCGGCGTCAGTGAAATTGTCAGCTTCTTCAAGAGTATTAACAATGAAGAGTTTGAACAGTTAATTACGGATGCGGCAGCACACATTGCCAACGCGGAACGGATCATCTTTGTCGGAGCAGGCACATCCGGCACGTTAGGTAAGTACGGCGCTCGTTTTTTCTCTAACGTCGGTAAATTCAGTAATTATATCGATGACCCTTATTATCCCATCAGCAGTGATATGTATAAAAACGCGGTAGCCATTATTTTATCTGTTTCCGGAGAAACGCCGGAAATGCTTAAACTGGCGAGCCAATTTAGCCTGCATAACTGTAAGATCGTCAGCATTACCAATAGCGAAACCTCTTCGCTGGCGCGCATGGCGGACTTTAACCTCTCTTACCACATGCCGCAAATCCGCATTGCCAGCGAATACGATATCACTACCCAGGTACCGGTGATGTATATGTTGGAAGCGATAGGGAAAAAGCTGGCTAAAAGTCTCGACCATTAA
- a CDS encoding DNA-3-methyladenine glycosylase I, translated as MANERCGWVTADPLYLEYHDQEWGVPTTDARELFEMLCLEGQQAGLSWITVLKKRENYRRAFHNFDPQRIAAMTEQDVATLMQDSGIIRHRGKIEAIINNAKAYLAMETAGEDFVTFIWQFVTGKPLLNHWQALGEVPAKTEQSDALSKALKKRGFKFIGSTTCYAFMQASGLVNDHLTGCFCHPKQRQA; from the coding sequence ATGGCCAACGAACGTTGCGGTTGGGTTACCGCCGATCCGCTATATCTTGAGTATCATGACCAGGAATGGGGCGTACCCACCACCGACGCACGCGAGCTGTTCGAAATGCTGTGCCTGGAAGGCCAGCAGGCGGGTCTTTCCTGGATCACTGTGCTGAAAAAACGTGAAAACTACCGCCGTGCCTTCCACAATTTCGATCCGCAGCGCATCGCAGCCATGACCGAACAAGACGTGGCAACGCTAATGCAAGACAGCGGCATCATCCGCCATCGCGGCAAGATTGAGGCGATTATCAACAATGCCAAGGCCTATCTGGCGATGGAAACCGCCGGAGAGGATTTTGTCACCTTTATCTGGCAGTTCGTCACCGGCAAGCCTCTGCTCAATCACTGGCAGGCGCTTGGCGAAGTCCCCGCCAAAACCGAACAGTCCGATGCCCTGTCCAAGGCGTTGAAAAAGCGCGGCTTTAAGTTTATTGGCTCCACTACCTGCTATGCCTTTATGCAGGCCAGCGGCCTGGTGAACGATCATCTTACCGGTTGCTTCTGCCACCCAAAGCAGCGCCAGGCATGA
- a CDS encoding autotransporter domain-containing esterase → MPLKRQGKQTPTVLAVALAFCLSATAQAYDQLYVFGDSLSDTGNNGRFTYDSNQHQLYDEILGQRIGAALVASDNGGYNYAAGGGVAVPALNPADNTEDQLQSYLARVNGRADGDGLYIHWIGGNDLAAAAMNVATAPEVAYTSALAAATQVHALLNAGAGTVIVPTVPNIGSTPQLMELIIQQALGPVQGAAILAAYGKLNTLATPDNASRQQAIHQALGAAAQQASSNPLVQQAIAAQLSATFDSFSAQAAQLTDFYNQSEDRLLAQGGGNIVRVDVNKLFSEAIANPGQFGFTNTAGMACPAGVSSAVCSSSMPGFNSEQAYLFADHFHPSPQAHQLIADYIQAVLDGPAQAVALNQATAAFARDSRATLDSRFQQLRTNSNPQGSLGVFGGYAGQRYDYSANMVAGDGDATTHNLTLGVDYQLTDEWLIGALISGSNDNQQPSSRYDYKARGVLLSAFSSLTLFEQGWVNADLHYASVNYDDINRSMQLGSLTRTETGDTDGKQWGARVTAGYDFPIASYLTTGPMAQFAWDYSNVSGYSENGDNSTAMRFNDQTYHSQIGAVGWRLDSQLGVVNPYAEVSYQHQFGDGVYRAGGGLKSTQTSFTRDSASQDKNWMDITLGANMPLSDRVAAFATVSQTSGLSSGEQFMYNVGVSARF, encoded by the coding sequence ATGCCTCTGAAAAGACAGGGCAAGCAAACCCCAACGGTGCTTGCTGTGGCGTTAGCTTTTTGCCTCAGTGCTACGGCACAGGCTTACGATCAACTTTACGTGTTTGGCGACAGCCTGAGTGATACCGGCAATAACGGCCGCTTCACTTATGACAGTAACCAACATCAGCTGTATGACGAAATACTGGGCCAGCGCATCGGTGCCGCGCTGGTGGCATCCGATAACGGTGGCTACAACTATGCTGCCGGTGGTGGTGTGGCCGTTCCGGCGCTAAACCCGGCGGACAACACCGAGGATCAGCTACAAAGCTATCTTGCGAGGGTTAACGGCAGGGCCGACGGCGACGGTTTGTATATTCACTGGATTGGCGGCAACGATCTGGCCGCCGCGGCGATGAATGTGGCAACTGCACCGGAGGTGGCCTATACCAGCGCCTTGGCTGCGGCGACGCAGGTGCACGCTTTACTGAACGCCGGTGCCGGGACGGTGATAGTGCCAACGGTACCGAATATCGGCTCAACCCCGCAATTGATGGAGCTGATTATCCAGCAGGCGCTGGGGCCGGTGCAGGGCGCGGCCATACTGGCGGCGTACGGCAAGCTTAATACTCTCGCCACGCCGGATAACGCTTCGCGCCAGCAGGCGATCCATCAGGCTTTAGGTGCCGCTGCACAGCAGGCCAGCAGCAATCCGCTGGTGCAGCAGGCCATTGCTGCCCAACTGAGCGCGACTTTTGACAGTTTCAGCGCCCAGGCGGCCCAGCTTACCGATTTTTATAACCAGAGCGAAGATCGCCTGTTGGCTCAGGGCGGCGGTAATATCGTGCGCGTTGACGTCAACAAACTGTTCAGCGAGGCGATCGCCAATCCGGGCCAGTTTGGTTTTACCAACACTGCCGGTATGGCCTGCCCAGCGGGAGTTTCTTCGGCGGTATGCAGTTCCTCCATGCCAGGCTTTAACAGCGAGCAGGCTTATCTGTTTGCCGATCATTTCCACCCTAGCCCGCAGGCTCACCAACTGATCGCCGATTATATTCAGGCGGTATTGGATGGCCCGGCGCAGGCAGTGGCACTCAACCAGGCAACCGCCGCTTTCGCGCGTGATAGCCGTGCTACCCTGGACAGCCGTTTTCAGCAGTTACGCACCAACAGCAATCCACAGGGGTCGTTGGGCGTATTCGGCGGCTATGCTGGGCAACGTTATGATTATTCAGCCAACATGGTTGCCGGAGATGGTGACGCCACCACGCATAACCTAACGCTGGGCGTGGATTATCAACTGACGGATGAGTGGCTGATAGGGGCGCTGATCTCGGGTTCTAACGATAATCAACAGCCTTCCAGCCGTTACGATTATAAGGCGCGTGGCGTGCTGCTGTCGGCCTTCAGCTCCCTGACGCTGTTTGAGCAAGGATGGGTCAATGCTGATTTGCACTATGCCAGCGTGAATTACGACGACATTAACCGCAGTATGCAGCTGGGTTCGCTAACCCGTACAGAAACCGGTGATACCGATGGTAAGCAGTGGGGCGCACGCGTTACTGCGGGGTATGACTTCCCGATCGCTTCGTACCTCACCACCGGGCCGATGGCCCAGTTTGCCTGGGATTACAGCAATGTCTCCGGTTATAGCGAGAATGGCGACAACAGTACGGCCATGCGTTTCAACGATCAGACCTATCATTCGCAGATCGGCGCTGTAGGATGGCGATTGGATAGTCAGCTCGGGGTAGTTAATCCGTACGCGGAGGTGAGCTATCAGCACCAGTTCGGTGATGGCGTTTACCGGGCAGGCGGTGGATTGAAATCGACCCAGACCTCATTCACCCGCGACAGCGCCAGCCAGGATAAAAACTGGATGGATATCACCTTGGGGGCGAATATGCCATTGAGCGATCGGGTGGCGGCGTTTGCGACGGTTTCGCAAACCAGCGGTTTGAGCAGTGGCGAGCAATTTATGTACAACGTGGGGGTCAGTGCGCGTTTTTGA
- a CDS encoding substrate-binding domain-containing protein, giving the protein MSLKAIAKALDLSVTTVSRALNGYGDVAQDTRQRVEAEAERLGYRPNTLARRLKMGKIDAVGLVFPFNNYTLSNSTLMEMIGCISNELVRHEIDLLLVADDAPHHAFTRLIASKRVDALIVAHTLDNDPRLHELQRLNFPFLALGRSQLVKDYAWFDFDNRAGSQMAVDYLVALGHRKIAYLGENNQQSFISQRRQGYLDGLASHQLPQRDDYLCSITPSRRAGYLTTQALLALADPPTAIITDCNGHGEGAAMALRDADKLGPGGVSLVVYDGLPAESLLDLPVASIVQATRAEVGQQIAQMTLGLIRGEPLQKLQVLWQPVLKPNPDELPLTS; this is encoded by the coding sequence ATGTCCCTGAAAGCGATTGCCAAAGCATTGGATCTCTCCGTTACCACCGTGAGTCGCGCCCTGAATGGCTACGGCGACGTGGCCCAAGATACGCGCCAACGGGTAGAGGCTGAGGCAGAGCGTTTGGGTTATCGCCCCAATACCCTGGCACGCCGTTTGAAAATGGGCAAAATCGACGCCGTTGGGCTGGTTTTCCCCTTCAATAACTACACGTTAAGTAACTCTACCTTGATGGAGATGATCGGTTGTATCAGCAATGAGTTGGTGCGCCACGAGATCGATCTGCTGCTGGTGGCAGATGATGCGCCCCATCATGCCTTTACTCGTCTGATTGCCAGCAAACGTGTTGATGCGCTGATCGTTGCCCATACGCTAGACAACGATCCGCGTCTGCATGAATTACAGCGGCTTAACTTCCCGTTTCTGGCGCTCGGCCGCAGCCAGTTGGTGAAAGATTACGCCTGGTTTGATTTTGATAACCGCGCTGGCAGCCAGATGGCCGTGGACTATCTGGTGGCGCTCGGCCACCGGAAAATTGCCTATCTGGGCGAAAATAACCAGCAGTCATTTATCAGCCAGCGCCGCCAAGGTTATCTGGATGGATTGGCCAGCCACCAACTGCCACAACGTGATGATTATCTGTGCAGTATCACGCCAAGCCGTCGTGCGGGTTATCTGACTACCCAAGCGTTATTGGCGTTGGCCGATCCACCGACGGCAATCATTACCGACTGCAACGGTCACGGCGAAGGGGCAGCAATGGCGCTGCGTGATGCCGATAAACTCGGCCCCGGTGGGGTTTCTCTGGTGGTGTATGACGGATTACCCGCGGAAAGCCTGCTCGATCTTCCTGTAGCCTCCATCGTCCAAGCCACCCGCGCGGAAGTCGGCCAACAAATCGCACAAATGACCCTTGGCCTGATCCGTGGTGAACCGCTGCAAAAATTACAGGTACTGTGGCAACCGGTGTTAAAACCCAATCCTGACGAACTCCCCCTGACCTCCTGA
- a CDS encoding OmpA family lipoprotein: MKKRIAIIAGAVAVAMTLSACTTNPYTGESEAGKSGIGAGVGAALGAGIGMISSSKKDRGKGALIGAAAGAALGGGAGYYMDVQEAKLRDKMKGTGVSVTRQGDNIVLNMPNNVTFDTDSSTLKPAGANTLTGVAMVLKEYEKTAVNVVGYTDSTGARAHNMTLSQQRADGVASALITQGVAANRIRSTGAGPDNPIASNSTTAGKAQNRRVEITLSPLQ; this comes from the coding sequence ATGAAAAAACGCATTGCGATAATTGCTGGTGCGGTAGCCGTTGCCATGACGCTATCGGCTTGTACCACCAACCCTTACACCGGGGAGTCAGAAGCCGGCAAGTCCGGTATTGGCGCTGGCGTTGGCGCAGCCCTGGGTGCCGGTATCGGCATGATCTCTTCATCGAAAAAAGACCGTGGTAAAGGCGCGCTGATCGGCGCCGCAGCCGGTGCCGCATTGGGCGGTGGCGCCGGATACTACATGGACGTGCAGGAAGCCAAACTGCGCGACAAAATGAAAGGCACCGGCGTTAGCGTTACCCGTCAGGGCGATAATATCGTGCTGAACATGCCAAACAACGTGACCTTCGATACCGACAGCAGCACGCTGAAACCGGCGGGTGCCAACACCCTGACCGGCGTGGCGATGGTGCTGAAAGAGTATGAAAAAACCGCCGTCAACGTGGTGGGTTACACCGACAGCACCGGGGCTCGCGCGCATAATATGACGCTGTCCCAGCAACGTGCAGACGGTGTGGCCAGCGCGCTAATCACCCAAGGGGTCGCCGCCAACCGCATCCGTTCAACCGGTGCCGGCCCGGATAACCCAATTGCCTCCAACAGCACCACCGCAGGCAAAGCGCAAAACCGCCGCGTTGAGATCACCCTCAGCCCGCTGCAGTAA
- a CDS encoding N-acetyltransferase: MIRTAVPADIEPLMTLWLASTTQAHPFIAADYWQQTAQLVRESYLPRAKTWVYLHHQQIAGFISVLDERFVGALFVDERFHGQGVGAALMEHVQQQHGWLSLEVYEQNLRACAFYRKLGFSEVQRQFNQETQAHTLIMNWAAAELRYP, translated from the coding sequence ATGATCCGCACTGCCGTTCCGGCCGATATCGAGCCGCTGATGACGCTGTGGCTGGCAAGCACCACCCAGGCCCATCCGTTTATCGCGGCCGATTATTGGCAGCAAACCGCCCAGTTGGTGCGTGAAAGCTATCTGCCGCGCGCCAAAACCTGGGTTTATCTGCACCACCAGCAGATCGCCGGTTTTATCAGCGTGCTGGATGAACGCTTTGTAGGCGCGCTGTTTGTCGATGAACGCTTCCACGGCCAAGGCGTCGGAGCCGCACTGATGGAACACGTGCAGCAACAGCACGGCTGGCTGAGCCTGGAGGTATACGAGCAGAATCTGCGGGCCTGCGCCTTTTACCGCAAGCTTGGGTTCAGTGAAGTACAACGCCAGTTCAACCAGGAGACCCAGGCCCATACGCTGATCATGAACTGGGCCGCCGCCGAACTGCGCTACCCCTGA
- a CDS encoding PTS transporter subunit EIIC produces MAINYADSAKEIVRLIGGDNNVINVTHCATRLRFILKDTSQADKDTLKRVKGVITVIESSGQLQVVIGNHVGDAYREVLKLVNMDENVAVSAPNVGIVSRLMDIISSIFAPFLYPLAACGVLQGLISLFAALGWMDPASGTYRILNFVSWTGFTFLPVMVAFTAAKKFNVNPFTAVIAACALVSPDYMNMLTANKILLVNSADPAMQALMQEAVNNPQIARVLAEVAGIPINADPLTFLGMPVQYLSYTASVIPIILMVWIMSYVQRFFERILPLVIRNLFTPMFCIAIMVPLTLLAFGPIGNMIGGAIGGVYNTLYHLSPSIAGAVVGALWMPLVTLGVHWGITPVTVGNYATLGYDTFTGLQASPVFAMAGAVLGVYLKSKDPEMKRVSLSAGMTALFGITEPAIYGVALRLKRPMICGCVAGAVGGSIAGAFNAVSWSYCLPGIAVLPVFFKEGHMPQFLGFLLSICVAFVLGAVLTYIVGFKEEQPAPTAPLNKPEMA; encoded by the coding sequence ATGGCAATTAATTATGCTGACTCGGCAAAAGAGATCGTACGCCTGATTGGCGGCGATAATAATGTGATTAATGTCACACATTGCGCCACACGTTTGCGATTTATTTTAAAAGATACTAGCCAGGCCGATAAAGACACGCTGAAACGCGTCAAAGGCGTTATTACCGTTATCGAATCCAGTGGGCAATTGCAGGTGGTGATTGGCAACCACGTCGGCGATGCCTATCGGGAAGTGCTCAAACTGGTCAATATGGATGAGAACGTGGCGGTCAGCGCGCCGAACGTCGGCATCGTCAGCCGCCTGATGGACATAATCTCCAGCATCTTCGCCCCCTTCCTGTATCCGCTGGCAGCCTGCGGGGTGTTGCAGGGGCTCATTTCGCTGTTTGCTGCCTTGGGCTGGATGGATCCGGCCAGCGGCACCTATCGTATTCTGAACTTCGTTTCCTGGACCGGTTTCACCTTCCTGCCGGTGATGGTAGCCTTCACCGCCGCGAAAAAATTCAACGTCAATCCGTTCACTGCGGTGATCGCGGCCTGTGCACTGGTCTCTCCAGACTATATGAACATGCTCACCGCCAATAAAATCCTGTTGGTGAACTCTGCCGATCCGGCCATGCAGGCTTTGATGCAGGAAGCCGTCAATAACCCACAGATTGCCAGGGTGCTGGCCGAGGTGGCCGGTATCCCGATTAATGCCGATCCCCTCACCTTCCTGGGCATGCCGGTGCAGTATCTCAGCTACACCGCCTCGGTGATCCCGATCATCCTGATGGTCTGGATCATGTCTTATGTGCAGCGTTTCTTTGAACGCATCCTACCGCTGGTGATCCGCAACCTGTTCACGCCGATGTTCTGTATCGCGATCATGGTGCCGCTGACGCTGCTGGCCTTTGGCCCGATCGGTAACATGATTGGCGGGGCCATCGGTGGCGTCTATAACACGCTGTATCACCTCAGCCCTTCCATTGCCGGAGCGGTGGTAGGCGCACTGTGGATGCCGTTGGTCACGCTGGGCGTACACTGGGGGATCACGCCGGTCACCGTGGGGAACTATGCCACACTGGGTTATGACACCTTTACCGGCCTGCAAGCCTCGCCGGTGTTTGCCATGGCGGGTGCGGTGCTGGGCGTCTATTTGAAATCCAAAGACCCGGAGATGAAGCGCGTTTCGCTGTCTGCGGGCATGACCGCCCTGTTTGGCATCACGGAACCCGCCATCTACGGCGTAGCGTTGCGTCTGAAACGCCCAATGATTTGCGGCTGTGTCGCCGGTGCGGTCGGCGGTTCCATTGCCGGAGCCTTCAACGCGGTATCATGGAGCTATTGCCTGCCGGGGATTGCCGTGCTGCCGGTGTTCTTTAAAGAAGGCCATATGCCGCAGTTCCTTGGCTTCCTGTTGTCCATCTGCGTGGCATTTGTGCTCGGTGCGGTACTAACCTATATCGTCGGCTTCAAAGAAGAACAGCCTGCGCCAACTGCACCGCTCAACAAGCCTGAAATGGCCTAA
- a CDS encoding alpha-galactosidase, producing MEPTIVRLTSPTTDVIVRCQPFAEILYWGPHLSGFMPEDILTLSRAVPNGRLDVDTPLTLAAESGRGLFGSPGVEGHRDGYDWSPVFTTSEITHQDNQLLILAEDPQAGLQLRSELQLDSASGVLKMRHTLINHHAARYWVNRLALTLPLPERAGEVMAFHGRWIREFQPHRVTLEHGGYLQENRRGRSSHEYFPGMMVGSRGFSEQQGEVWGIHLGWSGNHRLRADVKTDGRRLLQAEALYLPGEQELEGGASLSTPWLYAASSRTGLNALSQQFHRYVRQNILHFPEHKPRPVHLNTWEGIYFDHQPEYIMQMATKSAGLGVERFIIDDGWFRGRDHDRAALGDWYLDEKKYPNGLAPVIEHVKQLGMEFGIWVEPEMINPDSDLFRAHPDWVLGLPGYQQPTGRFQYVLDLCNPQVFEYLLERMNWLLSNHDIDYIKWDMNREIVQPAHLGRASLTAQTEQFYRLLDSLRERFPQVEFESCASGGGRIDYEVLQRCHRFWASDNNDALERQTIQRGMSYFFPPEVMGSHIGNRQCHATERQHSIGFRGLTALFGHMGIELDPVKEGDAEQLGFVRYVALHKSLRPLLHSGDVIRIDHHDPSTQINGVVAPGQEQAVILVSQLAMPDHQLPGNLRIPGLRPDARYRITLLDTPPLIHQQQGGHTMRQLPAWMKQPCDVSGEWLAQVGLALPVLDPESAMLIDLEQL from the coding sequence ATGGAACCCACCATTGTGCGGTTAACCAGCCCCACGACCGACGTCATCGTTCGTTGCCAGCCGTTTGCCGAAATTCTCTATTGGGGCCCCCACTTAAGCGGGTTTATGCCGGAAGATATCCTGACGCTGAGCCGGGCGGTGCCCAACGGCAGGCTGGATGTCGATACGCCGCTGACGCTGGCGGCAGAATCTGGACGCGGTCTGTTTGGCTCGCCGGGAGTGGAAGGCCATCGCGACGGCTACGATTGGTCCCCCGTGTTCACCACCAGCGAAATCACGCATCAGGACAATCAGTTACTGATCCTGGCAGAAGACCCACAGGCTGGGCTGCAACTACGCAGCGAACTGCAATTGGACAGCGCCAGCGGCGTGCTAAAGATGCGCCATACGTTGATCAATCACCATGCTGCTCGTTACTGGGTTAACCGCTTGGCGTTGACACTGCCATTGCCAGAGCGTGCTGGTGAAGTGATGGCGTTCCATGGCCGCTGGATCCGCGAGTTCCAACCGCACCGCGTCACCCTGGAGCATGGTGGGTACCTGCAGGAAAACCGTCGAGGGCGCAGCTCTCATGAATACTTCCCTGGCATGATGGTAGGTAGCCGTGGCTTCAGCGAGCAACAGGGGGAGGTCTGGGGTATCCATCTCGGCTGGAGCGGCAACCATCGTCTGCGTGCTGATGTAAAAACCGATGGCCGCCGCCTGTTGCAGGCAGAGGCCCTGTATCTGCCAGGCGAGCAGGAGCTGGAAGGCGGGGCCAGTCTAAGTACGCCTTGGCTGTATGCTGCCAGCTCTCGCACGGGTCTGAATGCGCTCAGCCAGCAGTTTCACCGTTATGTCCGCCAGAATATCCTGCACTTCCCTGAACACAAGCCACGTCCCGTGCATCTCAATACCTGGGAGGGCATCTATTTCGACCACCAGCCCGAATACATCATGCAGATGGCCACCAAGTCGGCCGGACTTGGCGTAGAACGCTTTATCATTGATGACGGTTGGTTCCGTGGCCGCGACCACGATCGCGCGGCACTTGGCGACTGGTATCTGGACGAGAAAAAATACCCGAACGGGCTGGCTCCGGTGATCGAGCATGTTAAACAACTAGGCATGGAATTCGGTATCTGGGTGGAGCCAGAGATGATCAATCCAGATTCCGATCTGTTTCGGGCTCACCCCGACTGGGTGTTAGGTTTACCGGGCTATCAGCAACCTACCGGGCGTTTTCAGTACGTGCTCGATTTGTGCAACCCACAGGTCTTCGAATACCTGCTGGAGCGTATGAACTGGCTACTGAGCAATCATGATATCGACTACATCAAGTGGGACATGAACCGCGAGATCGTGCAACCCGCACACCTTGGCCGCGCCTCGCTGACAGCCCAGACCGAGCAATTCTATCGCCTGTTGGATAGCTTGAGGGAACGCTTCCCGCAGGTGGAATTTGAATCCTGTGCCTCCGGTGGGGGTCGTATCGATTATGAGGTCCTGCAACGCTGCCACCGCTTCTGGGCCTCCGACAACAACGACGCGCTGGAACGTCAAACCATTCAGCGTGGCATGAGCTATTTCTTCCCACCGGAAGTGATGGGCTCACACATCGGCAACCGACAGTGTCACGCCACCGAACGTCAGCACAGCATCGGTTTTCGCGGCCTGACGGCGCTGTTCGGTCACATGGGTATCGAACTCGACCCGGTCAAAGAAGGTGACGCCGAACAGCTTGGCTTCGTCCGCTATGTGGCGTTGCACAAATCTCTCCGGCCACTGCTACATAGCGGCGATGTTATCCGTATCGATCATCACGACCCAAGCACCCAGATTAATGGCGTGGTTGCCCCAGGACAAGAGCAAGCCGTCATTCTGGTCAGCCAGTTGGCGATGCCGGATCACCAGTTGCCGGGTAATTTGCGCATTCCAGGGTTGAGGCCGGATGCACGTTATCGGATCACCCTGCTGGATACCCCGCCGCTGATTCACCAACAGCAGGGCGGCCATACCATGCGCCAGTTACCCGCCTGGATGAAACAGCCCTGCGACGTTAGCGGGGAATGGCTGGCACAGGTTGGCCTGGCGTTACCGGTACTGGATCCGGAAAGCGCCATGCTGATCGACCTGGAACAGCTCTGA